From Paraglaciecola sp. L1A13:
CAATACTCCACAGTAGGACCTATTTATATCTCATGAATTCTGTGAGTTTTATCGTTTATTTTTCATTAAGGGTAATTGATAAAATAAAAACAGTATTTAAGCTGAATAAACATAAAGGCTAAATTAATGATTGCATTTGTCATTGCATTTCGACACCCAGATTCTACAAAAGATTATAACCATGTTGTTCAGCTCCTTGAGGCAACTCTAAAATCACTACTCAATCAAACGAATAGCGAATTTAAAGTTTATATTGGCTGTAACGTGGAACCTAAACTAGATATTTACGACCCTAGAGTTAGATTTTGTACTATTGATTGTCCGTTACCAAAAAATCGAAAGGAAGTATTATTTGATAAGGGAGTGAAACGTGCATTTGCAATACAGACCGCTAATGCTGAAAACATCCCTGATTATTTCTTTCTTTTAGATGCCGACGATCTTGTTAGTAATGATTGTATCGAATATTTATATCAGCAAGAGCGAAATGATTCAATTGGCGGATATTGGTTAGAACGAGGGTATCTATTGGATATGTTCAATCGTAAAGCGCAAGAGAAGTATGGATTTAATCGGTATTGTGGTAGTAGCTTAATTCTCTCAGGGAAAGTGTTAACGAATGCGCTATTCTTTGGAGCATCAGAGAGTTTAAAAATGACAACTCATACAGAATTTCTAAATGCTTGCGATCCATATGTTCTTGAGCAAGTTCTAGGTGATCACATTGCTGTAAGACGCTTCATGGCGTCTTTAAACTACCCGTTACAAAAAATTGTACGACCGCTAACTTGTTGGAAGATAAATACAGGAGAAAATGAGTCTAAAACAAAAATTCCGTTTGGTAGCAGGAGAATGAGTATTGAGTTTTTAGAAAGATTTTCAATATCTACAAATACAGCAAGAAGTACATCAATTTTTGAAATATTGGCTGAAAGAATCCGATTTGTAAAATCATGGATTGCTAGCACCCAAGCTAATTTAAAATCTTGAACGCGTGCATTAACGAAAGGCGACGTTAGTTCATTAAAGAAAAATAATATCTATCAGACTTTAACGAACAGTTAGTTTTTATTCTATGGATAGTCTCGGATTTTCGGGGGGCTTGGTAATTTCTAACAGATTGATAGATAATCGCTGCACCTAGAATACTGAATTTTATAAAATATAACGACCTAGAAAAATGGTCTCCAGTCGAAATTGAGAAATATATAGATTATGACAAATATTGATAGAGTGAACGATGGTGTGCAAAAGAAAAAGATAATATTTTATGGTGCATACGATAGATATAACTATGGCGACAACTTAATGCCAATTATATTTCAGTTCTATATTGAAAAGTATCATCCACTTATTTTACAAGAATATGTGATAGAGTATTGTGCAATTGGAAATTCAGATCTGTCTCAATATAGCTGCTTTAAAACTAATAAGATTGCTAACCTTCTAGGTTCAACGCCTGAGGATTCCCTACTAATCGTAATTGGCGGCGAGGTGTTGTGCGCTACTAATCTCACGTTGTTAATGCATATGCAAAATACGCGGTTTTCACATGCAGTTGTCAAAGCTGGTAGGTACTTGCTTCGAAGACATTTGAATGTGTTTACTAATAAGACATACGGTACTCGTTGGGAATTCCCTTATATACCGCCAAAGAGCGTATTCAAGCATAAGATAAAGCTCGCTTTTAATACTGTAGGTGGCGGCATATCAGGTCTTTCAGTCAAGGACCAAACAGATGTGACAAACAGATTGAAATCAGCTGACTATATTTCTGTCAGAGATAAACGTACACAGCACAATTTAGAGAGTAAAATTGATGCGGTACTTTATCCTGATTCGGTATTTTTAATTTCTGAGTTAATAAGTTCGGATTTTTTAAACAAGGAAATTTCACCATCTATAAAAGACGTTAAAGATAAACCGTATTTTTGTTTTCAAGCATCGCCTCATAAAGTTGGATCGGAAGTTGGAGAGGTTGTGGATGCGTTAATTCAAATAGCAAAACTAAGAAATGAAAAAATTGTGCTTCTGCCAATAGGTTACGCCTCTGGCCATGACGATGTGTATTACTTAAGACAAATACAAAAGAGACTGGAGGGAGAAGGGCTGCTTTTACAAGATCTAAATGTATGGGAAATCATGTATACCATAAAAAATGCAAGCCTTTTTATTGGAACAAGCTTACACGGTATTATTACGGCAATGGCATTTAATGTCCCTCATTTTGGCTTAAACCCCAATATCTCTAAAGTAAATAGCTTTCTAAAGGATTGGAGCATTTTCCCGTTTAATCGCTCTATGGCATTGGAACAAATAGTCAGTGCATCAAGTGAAGATTTCTCTGCCTACACTCAAGCGCTTGAGAATAATAGCTTTAAGCTTGGAGAACTAGTAAAGGAGAACAACTCTAATATTGTTAAACTTTGCCGATGAGAAAAGTTGCATTGAAAGTGTCAGTGATTATAAATATTTATATTTAACTGACGCTTAAATTATTATGTATGATTTAATTTTTTGGGTTTTTAAAATAATATTTTACATTATCCATAGCAAATCTTATTGATACCGTTCGTCGCCTTTCAGTAATTTTTTTATCCAAGCTTTTAACGACAGTAGTCGATCAGCTGTCAATAACGGGTCGGCGGAGTGGTCTTCCAGAAACTGACTTAACCACAAATTGTTTAGCTCACTACTTTGCTGTTGAGTCACAGGCTTTGATGGCATTTTTTCAGGCGTTACTCCAACGTCCATAAAAGACGCAACTTGAGATACGGCTCCTGGAATATCAGATTTAATCGTATCAAAATTCATTTCTAAAAAATTAGATCCACTTGCGGCTAAGGTGTATCGCCAAGAAGCTTGTTCAATAATGGTATTTTTAAGAAAATTCTTGATGGCGAGATAGTCGTATTTAGGATTAGTAAATTTCGCTTTCTGACCGCTGATCCAAACACCAGTTTGGGCGGCGATTGATAATGAAACAGCTTGTTTCAAGACATCTTTACGTGACAATAATACGTAATAAGCATCTGGGAATAATGCTTTCAAACCTTTGAACCCACCGTACATTTTTAAATGCGAATAATGTATTTTAATGCTGAATACACCATTTTCCGATGTTCGACGAGTTTGTAACTCGTTCAATACATCTTGAAGCGTCTCTTTTTTAAGAAGGCGTTGCCATTCTTTAAAATTAGCAGGGTTGGTATATTCGAGAGGAAAGCCAAAGCAGCCTGTGGTGTGCAAAGCGTGCCCAAGCATATGACTTCCACTGCGGGCAGTTGATGCGATAATAAGCACTTTTGAGGGCTGACCTACATTGTGGAGGTCGTGATCACTGGAAAACTGATTCTGATAAAATTGCACTAAATATTCCTGCTTTCACCATAGATTATTATTTAAGGGAAACCCCGATTTTCAACTTGCTAACCTACACTGATGAACAGGAATTAGCTCGAAAATTTGGAGGGTTTCAGGTAAATATTTTCCGTGTGAAATTTATCAGGCGAATTGCGTGATTTAATCTGCTGTTAGTTCGTCTTTATTGGAAAAACGCACATAATTAACCATACACGACAATAAACGTTTGCTAGCTTGAATGTTTGCGGGTTTAAGCAACCAAGCTTGATAAGCGCATTTCATTGCAAAGCTGAAATCATTGGCCTCTTCGGCTATATAAGAGCAAATGGTATAGGACTTAGTTTTAGCTCGAATCTTCAGTTTTATATAAACCTTATTATTTGGCAGTGTTTTAAATATATTATTTATCAACTCAATGTGTAAGGGCAATACATAACGAGCCTTTCGCGATGTAGAGCCGCTGTAAACACGATATTCTAATAGGGCTTTATCACAGTAAGCGAGAGGGTTTTCTTGCGCTATTTCTACCCAAAGTTTCCAATCCTCTAAGCAGTGCAGACTTTCGTCAAATCGGCCAAATTTATCCAACAACGTTTTATGAATTAAAACTGACGACGTGGTAATAAAATTTTCAACGATAAGTTCTTCAAAGACATCGTGCGTTGGTATGTGGCTGTAGTCTGACCGCTTCACGATACCTGTTTGGTTTTCACCTATATAAACGGAATCGCAATGGGACCATTTGCAGTTGCCTAATGAGGAGAACTGCTCATTCAATTTTGTGGGGCTCCAAACATCATCGGAATCTATAAACGCGATCCACGATCCATTTGATGCTTCAATGCCAGTATTCCTAGCGTGTGATACGCCCTTATTTTCGGTCTTGATCGTTTGCAGCCTATCAGCATAGGTTGCCAAAATGGCTGACGTATCGTCTATTGAACCATCATCTACAACGATTATCTCAATATTGCTGTAGGTTTGGTTAAACACGCTCTCCAAAGTGGACTCAATATAGCGCTGAGCGTTATATGCGGGAATGATCACACTGATTAACGGTTCGTTTTGTTCTGGTATATTCATGTCTTTTAAGGAATTGCTTATGTCATTCTGTATAACAGGTAATTGCATTAGTGATCTCAAAGTCGTAGTTCGATGATAACTAGAACAGTATTTATTTAGTCATACATTTAAATCAAATTAGCCAATGCTAACTGCGAATTTATCTTCAATACTCTTGATGAGCTGTGCTGTTTTTTCTTTACGTAATTCTTTATCAGAAACTTGGAACGGCATATTTGTGGCGTTGAAATTAATTTTATCAGCAACCATCTTCAAATGAGCAGCATTGCTTTGTCTTGGTTTAACAGGAGTCCAGTCTGCTGACGCAAGTCCTGTAAATTTTAATGTGCGTTTCACGTTATTTATTAGGATGCGTTTTATTGATTCACCTTGGTCACCTTTCCAGGTAGGTTCAATTATATTGAAAGCGATCTCCATATTTAACGAGCCAGCCCAATCATTCCATTTGAAATCGTTGATATAATCGTAAGCTTTGGTAGGTTGCCAAGGCACTCCATAAGCGTCTGCCATAATCGCGCCATGCATGGCCTCTGTTACGACTTTCTCACAGCTTAACAATTCATTAATGAACTTTTCGACCGGCCACCTTGGATCAATTAACTTAAATTCTCCAATCTTGGCGGTCTCTTCCCAAAGTCCATTAATTACACTATCTACATGGGGGACATAGCCAAATTTATATTTTATGACCCTTGGACATTTAAGAAAGTGAGGGAGTAAATATGCACCATCCAAGAGGGAAATATCTTCTGTGACAGACATACTTTGCTTACTCAAAGGGCCCCTAAGACCAACGTAATCCCATTCACCTTGGGATAAATTTGGCATATCGCCATAACCTACACCGGAGGTCAGAACGGTATATTTTTTTGCTGGAGGGATTTTGTGATTTAACAGTGTTCCAATCCCAATAATAAGATGTTCTTCGTTGTCATCTAATTTATCGCCCAGAATTCGTGGCCACAGCCACTTATTCAGATCATCTCCAACATTCCCTTCAGGTGCTTCAAAATAGAAAAGCTTCATTAATTCTTTCGCTCTTAATTGTAGAGAATAATTATTTATCGCAACGGGTACTCAAAATGGCACCGTATCCAATTAGATGACTATTATATAACGAATTTTTCATCTGTGACGTTAAATAAATGCAAGGTCAGTAAGTGAGGATGAGGCTCGCAATAAACATATTTTATTGTAATCCTACGGATAGGGTAACCAATAACTATGAATGAATTACATTGGCTAAACGAATGAATGTTATGTTGTACTGTCATCGTCAATGAGTACCGAGGCTTCATTGAAATACCGTAAAAACTTATTTTTGTCAGCTTTATTCAAACATGAAATTTTATGGCATCCATAGCTATTAAATAAATATCGGTATTGTGTACTAAACCGCGCGCAAGTTTGCCCTCTGGCGATTTTTCCACCCATTAAATCAATATGAAAGGCAAAGTAGCCATCTTCTCCACCGGGCCAAAAAATCGGATCAAATCGCTCTAAGCAATTAACACTTTGCTGCCAGTCTCTTATACTTAAACCACCGTTACCGCCATCAACTGTAATCCCAATAGGCCGCAACCTAGGCCACCATGAGCCAATATAATCATATTGTACAAATTCACTAAGTGGGACGTTTGATGATGGGCAAAGTAATGAGTCAGTTTGAAATACGAATATTTTTTGACGAGCATGCATTAACGTCCAGAAAGTGTGACTTAGGAAAATCGCATTGTAGGTTTTCCCATTTACCTCATCAGTATTAAGTGGGGTCAGTATAACCTTCTTATTCTCAACGAGCTGCCTAATTTCACCGGACAGAATAAAATTTAAATTGAGGTTTCCATGGAATAATTGGACTCTGTAACCGGTTCGCTTAACGAAATCTACAACTACTTTTTCCAATAATGGATGGCATCTAGTTTCTAAAATCACCCCTAAACAGTCGTCCTGGCTTTGCTTATCTGGCTGCCCACAGTCTATAAATAAATCGTTGATATTCGTAAAATCTGGACGATCATCGGTTGTGAACATTGATAGATAGGTTTTGCTTAAATACTGAGTATTTAGCGTCTCCAATTTATCTCCGTTTTTATCGAAATTAACGCGTATCTTTTGTGCGGTTGAGGGAGTATAAGCTCGTTGCTCAATGAATTTAAGTATACGCTTGATAAGACTGAATCGAAGAGACGGTTTGCTACCTCTCACATCACCCAAACGCAGTAAGCAAGACTCAAACCAACCAATCGATGCTTTGCGTTTAGCTGCTTTTTCTTGGTTTAAAGCGCTGCCAACGTTCTTTTCCAGCACGGCTCGCTCTATTTTTATATTGCAGTAGTTTTCGATGTTAGTAAGGGTTTCTTTGTTTGAGACAATGTCATCATAATCAACAATTAAGCCGCCTGTTAATTTTTGCGCCTGACTAAACTCCTTGACCAAGCGCGCTCTGTGTTTCGCAAAGGCAAAAGGTGTAAAGACGGTACTATGTGGCCATTTTGCATACCAGTTCATATGCTGGCTAAAGTTTTTATAAGAAAAGTACGCATCTTTAAGATCGCGTTTCAAGTACAGGAATTTCGCGTTTGGGAAAAGGGCTTTTAAAAATACAGCTTCTTTCAAACCATAACGAACTTCTTTGATTCCCCATCGTTTATTCACTTCGTTTTCAACGTTAGCTGAAAAAAGAGTGCGAACGAAAATTCTATGGGCTGCTAATATCCGGCTTTCACTTGGGTAAAAATTGGCTATCCATTTATCCGTATTTTGTTTGAACTCATCGTTATCGGCGATGTATTTTCGTGGAGGCCAGTTATCATTAAAAGGCTCGATTGTCGATGCCAATGACTGAATTATGTTACTTCTATCATGAGGCTCTCCCCAAAGTAGCAATGATTCAGATGAGGACAACAAACGTTGCAGCAGTGTTGAACCTGAACGCCAGCCAGCTGAAAAAATAAAAACAGGTTCATCATTTGGAACGTTCTCTTCAGCTTTGGCGTAGTGCAAAAACTGGCGCATCCTTGATGCATAATCTTTAGCATCAACAATCTGCTTGATCCGTGATCTATGAGCGACAAATGAGCCAAATAAATAGGCGCAGTATTGCTTCACATTTTTAGTTAAGTTCATTTATTTATTACTTGCATTCGACATATCTTCGTTAGATAACTCAAAGATTAATTCACGTGATTTGAACATAATTGCCAGTACAATGCTTGATATGCTTGAGTCATATTATTAATGCTAAATGTTTGCTCGAACCGGGCTTTGGCAGCAACACCGAACGCTGTCTGCTGAGCATGATCTTTCGCCAATGTTATCATAGCCTGTGCATAGGCGTGTTCATCGTTGTTTGGTGTAACCAGCCCTGTTTGGTTGTGTAGGACTATTTCCGGATTTCCGCCAGCATCCGTTACAATACAAGGCTTACTTAACGACATGGCTTCGAGTAACGTCATAGAAGTGCCCTCACTGAGCGATGGTAACAAGTAGATATCCATTAATCCTAAGTGGTTGTGAGGTTTTGGCTCATATCCTGTCATTATCACATTCTCTGATAACCCTAATTCGTCGATAAGTGCATCAACATTGGCTCGTTCATCGCCATCGCCGACGATTAACAACTTTGCATTCGTTCCTGCATCAATAACACGTTTAAACGCACGCAACATCATACTGTGATTTTTAATGGGGTCGAGTCGCGCTATAGTGCCAAATAGAATGCAGTCTTGGGGTAAATTAAAGGTTTCATGCAATTTAGCGACACTTTCAGTATTGGCCGCAACGCCGATAATGCCATTATAAATAACGTCGATATCGTCGTGAGGTAAAAATTCGAATTCAACCAAAGCATCACGTGTGGCTGCTGAAATCGCAGTGGTTGCGGCGGTAAATTTATGCAATACGGGATTAATTAATTTGCGTTTCCAGGTGGTAGAGTCAGGATAAAAACGCCCATGTTCGGTAAAAATTACTTTAGTGGATGTGAATAATGCCCCCAACACT
This genomic window contains:
- a CDS encoding glycosyltransferase family A protein, with amino-acid sequence MIAFVIAFRHPDSTKDYNHVVQLLEATLKSLLNQTNSEFKVYIGCNVEPKLDIYDPRVRFCTIDCPLPKNRKEVLFDKGVKRAFAIQTANAENIPDYFFLLDADDLVSNDCIEYLYQQERNDSIGGYWLERGYLLDMFNRKAQEKYGFNRYCGSSLILSGKVLTNALFFGASESLKMTTHTEFLNACDPYVLEQVLGDHIAVRRFMASLNYPLQKIVRPLTCWKINTGENESKTKIPFGSRRMSIEFLERFSISTNTARSTSIFEILAERIRFVKSWIASTQANLKS
- a CDS encoding polysaccharide pyruvyl transferase family protein, with translation MTNIDRVNDGVQKKKIIFYGAYDRYNYGDNLMPIIFQFYIEKYHPLILQEYVIEYCAIGNSDLSQYSCFKTNKIANLLGSTPEDSLLIVIGGEVLCATNLTLLMHMQNTRFSHAVVKAGRYLLRRHLNVFTNKTYGTRWEFPYIPPKSVFKHKIKLAFNTVGGGISGLSVKDQTDVTNRLKSADYISVRDKRTQHNLESKIDAVLYPDSVFLISELISSDFLNKEISPSIKDVKDKPYFCFQASPHKVGSEVGEVVDALIQIAKLRNEKIVLLPIGYASGHDDVYYLRQIQKRLEGEGLLLQDLNVWEIMYTIKNASLFIGTSLHGIITAMAFNVPHFGLNPNISKVNSFLKDWSIFPFNRSMALEQIVSASSEDFSAYTQALENNSFKLGELVKENNSNIVKLCR
- a CDS encoding Stf0 family sulfotransferase is translated as MQFYQNQFSSDHDLHNVGQPSKVLIIASTARSGSHMLGHALHTTGCFGFPLEYTNPANFKEWQRLLKKETLQDVLNELQTRRTSENGVFSIKIHYSHLKMYGGFKGLKALFPDAYYVLLSRKDVLKQAVSLSIAAQTGVWISGQKAKFTNPKYDYLAIKNFLKNTIIEQASWRYTLAASGSNFLEMNFDTIKSDIPGAVSQVASFMDVGVTPEKMPSKPVTQQQSSELNNLWLSQFLEDHSADPLLTADRLLSLKAWIKKLLKGDERYQ
- a CDS encoding glycosyltransferase, with the protein product MQLPVIQNDISNSLKDMNIPEQNEPLISVIIPAYNAQRYIESTLESVFNQTYSNIEIIVVDDGSIDDTSAILATYADRLQTIKTENKGVSHARNTGIEASNGSWIAFIDSDDVWSPTKLNEQFSSLGNCKWSHCDSVYIGENQTGIVKRSDYSHIPTHDVFEELIVENFITTSSVLIHKTLLDKFGRFDESLHCLEDWKLWVEIAQENPLAYCDKALLEYRVYSGSTSRKARYVLPLHIELINNIFKTLPNNKVYIKLKIRAKTKSYTICSYIAEEANDFSFAMKCAYQAWLLKPANIQASKRLLSCMVNYVRFSNKDELTAD
- a CDS encoding polysaccharide pyruvyl transferase family protein, which produces MKLFYFEAPEGNVGDDLNKWLWPRILGDKLDDNEEHLIIGIGTLLNHKIPPAKKYTVLTSGVGYGDMPNLSQGEWDYVGLRGPLSKQSMSVTEDISLLDGAYLLPHFLKCPRVIKYKFGYVPHVDSVINGLWEETAKIGEFKLIDPRWPVEKFINELLSCEKVVTEAMHGAIMADAYGVPWQPTKAYDYINDFKWNDWAGSLNMEIAFNIIEPTWKGDQGESIKRILINNVKRTLKFTGLASADWTPVKPRQSNAAHLKMVADKINFNATNMPFQVSDKELRKEKTAQLIKSIEDKFAVSIG
- a CDS encoding DUF5672 family protein; this encodes MNLTKNVKQYCAYLFGSFVAHRSRIKQIVDAKDYASRMRQFLHYAKAEENVPNDEPVFIFSAGWRSGSTLLQRLLSSSESLLLWGEPHDRSNIIQSLASTIEPFNDNWPPRKYIADNDEFKQNTDKWIANFYPSESRILAAHRIFVRTLFSANVENEVNKRWGIKEVRYGLKEAVFLKALFPNAKFLYLKRDLKDAYFSYKNFSQHMNWYAKWPHSTVFTPFAFAKHRARLVKEFSQAQKLTGGLIVDYDDIVSNKETLTNIENYCNIKIERAVLEKNVGSALNQEKAAKRKASIGWFESCLLRLGDVRGSKPSLRFSLIKRILKFIEQRAYTPSTAQKIRVNFDKNGDKLETLNTQYLSKTYLSMFTTDDRPDFTNINDLFIDCGQPDKQSQDDCLGVILETRCHPLLEKVVVDFVKRTGYRVQLFHGNLNLNFILSGEIRQLVENKKVILTPLNTDEVNGKTYNAIFLSHTFWTLMHARQKIFVFQTDSLLCPSSNVPLSEFVQYDYIGSWWPRLRPIGITVDGGNGGLSIRDWQQSVNCLERFDPIFWPGGEDGYFAFHIDLMGGKIARGQTCARFSTQYRYLFNSYGCHKISCLNKADKNKFLRYFNEASVLIDDDSTT
- a CDS encoding glycosyltransferase, translating into MTINILHLTFDMRIGGTEQVIKNLILGADKNRFTMSVLCIESPLGPFAEDLIAQNIHISALSRKPGFDISLIGQIRKHILEHKIDIIHCHQYTPYVYGVLGALFTSTKVIFTEHGRFYPDSTTWKRKLINPVLHKFTAATTAISAATRDALVEFEFLPHDDIDVIYNGIIGVAANTESVAKLHETFNLPQDCILFGTIARLDPIKNHSMMLRAFKRVIDAGTNAKLLIVGDGDERANVDALIDELGLSENVIMTGYEPKPHNHLGLMDIYLLPSLSEGTSMTLLEAMSLSKPCIVTDAGGNPEIVLHNQTGLVTPNNDEHAYAQAMITLAKDHAQQTAFGVAAKARFEQTFSINNMTQAYQALYWQLCSNHVN